A stretch of DNA from Candidatus Bathyarchaeota archaeon:
CAAGATAGACACGGTTGATTTGGTTGTTTGTAATTTGTATCCCTTTGAAGAAGTAACAAAAAAAGGAGCAGACATTAAAACTGCATTAGAAAATATTGACGTTGGCGGGGTAACCATGATTAGAGCAGCGGCCAAAAATTTTGAGAACGTGATTGTGGTTGTTAATCCCGATAGATACAGCCAGATTCTGGACGAATACAAACATAAGGGTGACGTTACTGTTGAAACCCGAAGAGTTTTGGCGGTTGAGGCGTTCAAAGAAACTTCAAGATATGATTCAGTAATTTGGGCATTCTTAGAAAACGTAATGATTTAGCAGGTTTATATCTGGCTGTAAAGAAGTAACTTGTTGAGAGGCAGAATCCATGATTAAGTTCGCATGTTACGGGGGAGTGGGTGACATTGGAGGCAACAAAATCCTTGT
This window harbors:
- a CDS encoding IMP cyclohydrolase; its protein translation is MKLALISVHNKTGIVDFVKELNKLGFVIISTDGTLKILKENGIQNVKHISDVTDFPEILEGRIKTVHPKMLAGILAVRNNKKHMNDLKKFKIDTVDLVVCNLYPFEEVTKKGADIKTALENIDVGGVTMIRAAAKNFENVIVVVNPDRYSQILDEYKHKGDVTVETRRVLAVEAFKETSRYDSVIWAFLENVMI